In the Selenihalanaerobacter shriftii genome, one interval contains:
- the rsxE gene encoding electron transport complex subunit RsxE: protein MLKKLYYKLKYTKPFALLYDGIWSENPVLLSALGICSALAVTNRVENGIAMGLAVTFVAMAASLLTSLIRKFIPNRVRIVTYVIMISAFVVIVDQFFKAFFPDISRALGAYVALIITNCLIMGRAEAFASKNPATFSVMDGFAHGIGYTIVLVLISVVREILAFGTLLGTNVVWEGFTQWVVMAMAPGGFFLLAVLTWAVRTRQLGLEEEESKNSRAPIEESDQMLVA from the coding sequence GTGTTAAAGAAACTCTATTATAAATTAAAGTATACCAAACCATTTGCTCTTTTATATGATGGGATTTGGTCTGAAAACCCGGTGCTTTTATCCGCACTAGGTATCTGTTCTGCTTTAGCTGTAACTAACCGAGTTGAAAATGGAATTGCTATGGGGCTTGCTGTTACCTTTGTTGCAATGGCCGCATCACTACTTACCTCATTAATTAGAAAGTTCATTCCAAATCGGGTAAGAATAGTGACCTATGTAATTATGATTTCAGCTTTTGTAGTTATAGTCGATCAGTTCTTTAAAGCCTTTTTCCCAGATATTAGTCGTGCATTAGGTGCATATGTTGCATTGATTATAACCAACTGTTTGATCATGGGTAGAGCGGAAGCTTTCGCTTCTAAAAACCCAGCTACATTCTCTGTAATGGACGGTTTTGCACATGGTATTGGTTATACTATTGTCTTAGTTTTAATATCTGTAGTAAGAGAGATACTTGCTTTTGGAACTTTATTAGGTACAAATGTTGTTTGGGAAGGATTTACTCAATGGGTAGTCATGGCTATGGCACCTGGGGGCTTCTTCTTATTAGCAGTATTAACTTGGGCTGTTCGTACACGTCAACTTGGTTTAGAAGAAGAGGAATCAAAGAACAGTCGAGCTCCTATTGAAGAGTCTGACCAAATGCTTGTAGCATAA
- a CDS encoding FMN-binding protein encodes MKTNTNVETEIQTKDILLDKAKMVIFMLIIGLVIAGILVGFNSYTKPLVEKNAKIRNMEKVLDAFNIKYKKDNIAEVYENKITVVEKGDQRFYKTNNGDIAFKYTGKGLWGDIIGFMAFKADMKTIKGLSIMTQSETPGLGGRIGEEWFLKQFEGLNYKPKIKILKSSKTADEPNEIDGIAGATLTGDALQKILNNNIQETLPNLEVN; translated from the coding sequence ATGAAAACTAATACTAATGTAGAAACGGAAATTCAGACTAAGGATATTTTGTTGGATAAGGCGAAAATGGTAATTTTTATGTTAATTATAGGTTTAGTTATTGCAGGAATATTAGTAGGATTCAATTCTTACACTAAACCTCTAGTTGAAAAGAATGCAAAAATTAGAAATATGGAGAAGGTACTTGATGCTTTTAATATCAAATATAAAAAAGATAATATAGCAGAAGTCTATGAGAATAAGATCACAGTTGTAGAAAAAGGTGATCAAAGGTTCTATAAGACTAATAATGGAGATATTGCTTTTAAGTATACAGGAAAAGGATTATGGGGTGATATTATTGGCTTTATGGCTTTTAAAGCTGATATGAAAACCATAAAAGGACTCTCTATTATGACACAAAGTGAAACACCTGGATTAGGTGGTCGAATTGGAGAAGAATGGTTCTTAAAGCAGTTTGAAGGTTTAAATTATAAGCCGAAAATTAAAATTCTTAAATCGAGTAAAACAGCTGATGAGCCTAATGAAATCGATGGTATTGCAGGAGCTACCTTAACAGGTGATGCTTTACAAAAAATCTTGAATAATAATATTCAAGAAACCCTGCCAAATTTGGAGGTGAACTAA
- a CDS encoding RnfABCDGE type electron transport complex subunit D, which produces MNALRGLFDNLKRSESLKSVRPLIDAVDNIFFGPEEVTTSAPHIVDNNDLKRHMTMVILALLPSTLASIYFYGWRALAIILVSYAAGGITEVLFAIIRKHDIHEGFLVTGLIFPLVLPPTIPLWMVAVGSFFGVFFGKEVFGGTGRNVFNPAIAGRVFLSIAFPVAMSASWFKPLIGGLGGLLKYAPDAVASATPLAVIKAGGQLDVSVLQLLLGGTGGSMGETFRLGIILGGIFLIMTKIIDWRIPVAYLGSVLVFSVIGSQFLPAQVAPPVIQLLTGGLLFGAFFMATDPVTSPFTKSGMWIFGISAGILTLLFRVFGGYVEGVMFSILLMNGFTPLIDSVILDAKFKPKDNGVVYNEN; this is translated from the coding sequence ATGAACGCACTTCGTGGTCTTTTTGATAATTTAAAGAGAAGCGAATCATTAAAATCTGTAAGGCCCCTTATTGATGCAGTAGATAATATCTTTTTTGGGCCAGAAGAGGTTACGACGTCTGCACCACATATTGTAGACAATAATGATCTTAAAAGACACATGACTATGGTAATTTTAGCTTTATTACCTAGTACTCTTGCATCAATCTATTTTTATGGTTGGCGCGCTTTGGCTATTATTTTGGTTTCCTATGCAGCTGGTGGGATAACCGAAGTATTATTTGCTATTATTAGAAAACATGATATTCATGAAGGTTTTCTAGTTACGGGACTTATTTTTCCGCTAGTATTACCACCGACGATCCCTCTCTGGATGGTAGCAGTAGGGTCGTTTTTTGGTGTTTTCTTTGGTAAAGAAGTTTTTGGAGGAACAGGACGTAATGTATTTAACCCAGCTATTGCGGGTCGAGTCTTTCTTTCAATTGCCTTTCCGGTTGCGATGAGTGCTAGTTGGTTTAAGCCATTAATCGGAGGATTAGGAGGGCTTTTAAAGTATGCACCTGACGCAGTTGCTTCAGCAACACCGTTAGCTGTAATAAAAGCTGGAGGACAATTGGATGTTTCTGTATTACAACTTTTATTAGGTGGAACTGGTGGTTCCATGGGAGAGACATTCCGCCTTGGGATAATTCTTGGTGGTATATTCTTAATAATGACTAAGATAATAGACTGGAGAATTCCAGTGGCTTATTTAGGTTCTGTGTTAGTCTTCTCTGTTATTGGAAGTCAGTTTTTGCCGGCACAGGTTGCACCTCCGGTAATTCAACTTCTTACAGGAGGACTTTTATTTGGAGCCTTTTTCATGGCAACTGATCCGGTAACATCTCCGTTTACAAAGAGTGGGATGTGGATCTTTGGTATATCTGCAGGAATATTAACCCTACTCTTTAGAGTATTTGGTGGTTATGTTGAGGGTGTAATGTTTAGTATATTATTAATGAATGGTTTCACACCTTTAATTGATAGCGTTATATTAGACGCCAAATTCAAACCGAAGGATAATGGGGTAGTTTATAATGAAAACTAA
- a CDS encoding 4Fe-4S dicluster domain-containing protein, with product MKAKNKSFSGGYTFNLEGKSQSKVVELEVPSKVIIPLKQGFSREVKPKVKRGQEVKAGQIIGRDDNSISTPVHASVNGTVKEVVELSSKGKAVIIESDGTTDWEPIEGNNSGWTSLSAAEIEELLYTSGVTSLGNQGIPTRYKSSPISTDDVKHVIIKGAESEPYNLLLSALLNDGKVSKFVEGLEVLQKVLPQAKFHVVINKNRQGIIKELSSVAGSYNWLQLYAVAPKYPQNNDKVIAQTVLGKSDTVKGSLTKHGVITLDMQAALHVYNAVIEGKQLIEQIVALSGLGWKENISLKVRNGTSVSFIMRNYLDAAEDQRVIPNNLLTEEAITDYETPVDRTFVNLNAIPEGDERELFAFLRPGRKRYSYSNVFLSALLPKLNKLCDTNVHGEGRPCISCGYCEETCPVDIVPHIVDHYTAKNNVDDELIRYGIFDCIECNLCTFVCPAKRPLGQHIKQGKQFLMNKGYAVK from the coding sequence ATGAAAGCGAAAAATAAATCATTTTCTGGAGGCTATACGTTTAATCTTGAAGGTAAATCTCAAAGTAAGGTTGTTGAGCTAGAAGTTCCTTCGAAAGTTATTATCCCATTAAAACAGGGATTTAGTAGGGAAGTAAAACCAAAAGTTAAACGAGGCCAGGAAGTAAAAGCTGGTCAGATTATTGGTAGAGATGATAACTCTATATCTACTCCGGTTCATGCAAGTGTTAATGGAACTGTAAAAGAAGTTGTAGAGTTGTCTTCAAAAGGAAAAGCGGTTATTATTGAATCAGATGGAACAACTGATTGGGAACCGATAGAAGGAAATAACTCAGGTTGGACTAGTCTTTCAGCCGCAGAAATTGAGGAGTTACTTTATACTTCTGGAGTTACTTCTTTAGGTAATCAGGGAATACCTACTAGATATAAAAGTTCACCAATTTCTACTGATGATGTCAAGCACGTAATTATTAAAGGTGCGGAATCTGAACCTTATAACTTATTACTATCAGCTCTTTTAAATGATGGTAAGGTTTCTAAGTTTGTTGAAGGATTAGAAGTATTACAAAAAGTTTTACCACAAGCTAAGTTTCATGTGGTGATTAATAAGAATCGTCAAGGGATAATTAAAGAATTAAGTAGTGTTGCTGGAAGTTATAATTGGCTTCAATTATATGCTGTAGCACCTAAATATCCGCAAAATAATGATAAGGTAATAGCTCAAACTGTTTTAGGTAAATCTGATACAGTTAAAGGTTCATTAACAAAACATGGAGTAATTACATTGGATATGCAGGCAGCTTTACATGTATATAATGCTGTAATAGAAGGCAAACAATTAATAGAACAGATAGTAGCATTATCTGGATTAGGTTGGAAAGAAAATATTAGTCTTAAAGTGCGAAATGGTACTTCTGTTTCATTTATTATGAGAAATTATTTGGATGCAGCAGAGGACCAGAGAGTTATTCCTAATAATTTATTAACTGAAGAAGCTATCACAGATTATGAAACTCCGGTTGATCGTACATTCGTGAATTTAAACGCGATTCCGGAAGGTGACGAACGTGAGCTATTTGCATTCTTACGTCCAGGAAGAAAAAGATATTCTTATTCAAATGTTTTCTTATCTGCTTTACTTCCTAAATTAAATAAACTCTGTGATACTAATGTTCATGGTGAAGGAAGACCATGCATTTCTTGTGGATATTGTGAAGAGACTTGTCCAGTGGACATAGTTCCACATATTGTTGATCACTATACAGCAAAGAATAATGTGGATGATGAACTTATTAGATATGGTATTTTTGATTGTATAGAATGTAATTTATGTACTTTTGTTTGTCCAGCCAAAAGACCTTTAGGACAGCATATCAAACAAGGAAAACAATTCCTAATGAATAAAGGATATGCTGTAAAGTAA
- a CDS encoding glycosyltransferase family 2 protein, with protein sequence MKKVIVIIPALNEEEAIGKVIEKVPRNQVEGVKFEILVIDDGSTDGTVAVAKEYGADYIISHTENWGLGATIRHGLEWAYKEEADIGVMIDSDNEYPADEIDNLIEPILNDKADYILGSRFMKKVRGMTLMRRLGNYTFTLLQSILLGEWVTDGQTGMRAFSREVMRDFRIIHDYNYAQVITLNILRQGYRLGQVPISYSVRETGDSFIKFREYMTQVIPAIWKELTNDPKEDIKIIREEEVLLTSVRVS encoded by the coding sequence GTGAAAAAGGTTATAGTAATTATCCCAGCATTAAATGAAGAAGAGGCTATTGGAAAAGTAATAGAAAAAGTCCCGCGTAACCAGGTTGAAGGGGTTAAATTTGAAATTTTAGTCATTGATGATGGTTCAACTGATGGAACTGTAGCGGTAGCTAAAGAATATGGAGCTGATTATATTATTTCCCATACTGAGAATTGGGGTTTAGGAGCTACAATTCGTCACGGATTAGAGTGGGCTTATAAAGAAGAAGCAGATATAGGTGTAATGATTGATTCTGATAATGAGTATCCTGCTGATGAAATCGATAATTTAATTGAACCTATTTTAAATGATAAAGCTGATTATATTCTTGGCTCTAGATTTATGAAGAAGGTTAGAGGGATGACATTGATGAGAAGATTAGGCAATTATACGTTTACTTTATTACAATCTATTTTATTAGGAGAATGGGTTACTGATGGTCAGACTGGAATGAGGGCTTTTAGTCGAGAAGTAATGAGAGATTTTAGAATTATTCATGATTATAATTATGCTCAAGTAATTACACTCAATATTCTACGGCAAGGATATAGATTAGGGCAAGTTCCAATCAGTTATTCTGTAAGAGAAACAGGAGATTCTTTTATTAAATTTAGAGAATATATGACTCAAGTTATTCCGGCGATTTGGAAGGAGCTGACTAATGATCCTAAAGAGGATATTAAAATTATTCGAGAAGAGGAGGTGTTATTAACAAGCGTAAGAGTATCTTAG
- a CDS encoding alkaline phosphatase family protein — MKEASKFEVWAARCWNLLNEGKSFYPIFSISIFLIYHFNSWGSIGFWKVALLSMILNLPLLITYIRYDFPLHLRSFLWFPILIFVTTLDYWNWNLVLFDLGVYLFFTVIFWGTIYYHLRIGTSLTNFTRFWKLVLEHSDSTSGNFQEQVPKTIVTLLSLNYLYLNLRGYLQRSELLSNYGIFFIGTILLAIIIHKNLFNWKPDQYQELTNNVQVKDKHTNRVIMMIIDGCRKDKLAEADTPFIDQLLIEGTEYTQMETIYPARTVTCFSSLFTGTYPWEHGIKSNLVLDLGVKTESIFDKLRDEDKKGKLLGIAHLIDAFGEEDVEAITAVMDNDQADANIIKRAKRIMKQENPELLITQLISVDQTGHSRGTHYSEYIEKIEEADRHIEDFVKWLKAKGYMEDTTLIVAADHGQSRGIGAHGHLDEGERYVPFIIQGPQIKRGHKVTEKHSIVSTAPTLSYLLGVEYPDASRGPVLIEAFKE; from the coding sequence ATGAAAGAAGCATCAAAGTTTGAAGTTTGGGCGGCTAGATGTTGGAATTTACTTAATGAAGGTAAATCATTCTATCCTATCTTCTCAATTTCTATATTCTTAATATACCATTTCAATAGTTGGGGAAGTATAGGATTTTGGAAAGTTGCTTTACTTTCGATGATTTTGAATTTGCCATTATTAATTACTTATATTCGTTATGATTTTCCGCTTCATTTGCGTAGTTTTTTATGGTTTCCGATATTAATTTTTGTAACTACTTTAGATTATTGGAATTGGAATTTGGTTTTATTTGATTTAGGAGTCTATTTATTCTTTACAGTTATTTTTTGGGGCACAATTTATTATCACTTACGGATTGGTACATCTTTAACCAACTTTACCCGTTTTTGGAAATTGGTTTTAGAGCATAGTGACTCTACTAGTGGCAACTTTCAGGAACAAGTACCTAAGACTATAGTTACATTGTTAAGTTTAAATTATCTATATTTAAACTTAAGAGGATATTTGCAAAGATCAGAATTATTGAGTAATTATGGCATATTTTTTATTGGAACAATTTTATTAGCAATTATAATACATAAGAATTTATTTAATTGGAAGCCAGATCAGTATCAAGAACTGACTAATAATGTTCAAGTTAAAGATAAGCATACTAATCGAGTCATTATGATGATAATTGATGGTTGTCGTAAAGATAAATTAGCTGAAGCTGATACTCCTTTCATTGATCAATTATTAATAGAAGGTACAGAGTATACTCAGATGGAGACAATTTATCCCGCTAGAACAGTAACTTGTTTTTCATCTTTATTTACTGGCACCTATCCTTGGGAGCATGGAATCAAAAGTAATTTGGTTTTAGATTTAGGAGTTAAGACAGAGAGTATATTTGATAAGTTAAGAGATGAAGACAAGAAAGGTAAATTATTAGGAATTGCTCATTTAATTGATGCTTTTGGAGAAGAAGATGTAGAAGCAATAACAGCAGTAATGGACAATGACCAAGCAGATGCTAACATAATTAAGCGAGCTAAAAGAATTATGAAACAGGAAAACCCAGAATTATTAATTACGCAATTAATTAGTGTTGACCAGACAGGACATAGTCGTGGAACTCATTATTCTGAATATATAGAGAAGATTGAAGAAGCTGATAGACATATTGAAGATTTTGTAAAGTGGCTAAAAGCAAAAGGATATATGGAGGATACTACTTTGATTGTTGCTGCTGACCATGGACAGAGTCGAGGCATTGGGGCTCATGGTCATTTGGATGAAGGTGAAAGATATGTTCCTTTTATTATTCAGGGACCACAAATTAAGAGAGGTCATAAAGTTACCGAAAAGCATAGTATTGTGTCAACTGCTCCTACTCTTAGTTACTTATTAGGAGTAGAGTATCCAGATGCTTCTCGGGGACCAGTTTTAATTGAAGCATTTAAAGAATAA
- a CDS encoding lysylphosphatidylglycerol synthase transmembrane domain-containing protein — MDLKELIKAGRLLILNPKLLLIFAIGYSLAFWLRSIAWLELFKEKRVNIKDLFSLQMVSLLVNHVSPTKMGEMGKIYLLHQRGYTIAEATSTVVYSRVIDLISLMINVILFSLLSISYISFDWKLLILPLALITSILIGLLIFSRWSLISKIQNKLFNYLLKLQKAFKEISFKQLVKAVLITIPSWILEVSAIMIVTNTLGLDLGLIPLVVVNSFTIMTQVFHITPGGIGTYEASMAFVLGLYGVNWELALSVAVLTHSLKFLYSYIVGGAFTLYESVKLVDIVRFKEKVMG, encoded by the coding sequence TTGGATTTAAAAGAGTTAATTAAAGCAGGTAGATTATTAATATTAAATCCTAAATTGTTATTAATTTTTGCTATAGGATATTCTTTGGCTTTTTGGTTAAGGTCAATAGCTTGGTTAGAACTGTTTAAGGAGAAAAGGGTAAATATAAAAGATTTATTCTCTTTGCAAATGGTTTCCTTATTAGTTAATCATGTATCTCCTACCAAAATGGGAGAGATGGGTAAAATATATCTTTTACATCAGAGGGGTTACACAATTGCAGAGGCTACTTCCACAGTAGTATATAGTAGAGTAATAGATTTAATTTCATTAATGATTAATGTAATTTTATTTAGCCTACTATCAATTAGTTATATCAGTTTTGATTGGAAATTACTGATTCTTCCTTTAGCTTTAATTACAAGTATTTTAATTGGATTACTTATATTTAGTCGTTGGAGTTTGATTTCTAAAATTCAGAATAAGTTATTTAATTATTTATTGAAATTACAGAAAGCATTCAAAGAAATAAGTTTTAAGCAGTTAGTTAAGGCAGTATTAATTACAATCCCTAGTTGGATTTTAGAGGTAAGTGCTATTATGATAGTAACTAATACTTTAGGTTTAGATTTAGGTTTAATTCCTTTAGTAGTTGTTAATAGTTTTACAATTATGACTCAAGTATTTCATATTACTCCTGGAGGAATTGGTACTTATGAAGCTAGCATGGCTTTTGTTTTAGGATTATATGGGGTGAATTGGGAATTAGCTTTATCTGTTGCAGTTTTAACGCATAGTTTAAAATTTCTTTATTCTTATATAGTTGGTGGGGCTTTTACCTTATATGAATCAGTGAAATTGGTAGACATAGTTAGATTTAAAGAAAAGGTTATGGGTTAG
- a CDS encoding ABC transporter ATP-binding protein, with amino-acid sequence MFIQIKNLDFKYKNSKVYVLRNFSMSVEKGDIVCILGESGSGKSTVLRLIAGLEEPHKGIIKIGQDVIVNDNTFIYPEKRGIGVLFQDYALFPHMTVEENILFGVKKKKQGYKEQKLQELLRLTGLEELRDRYPYQISGGQQQRVALARALAIDPPLILMDEPFSNLDANLQSRIRKELKEIIKKTGITSIFVSHDKDDAINIADKIIVLKDGKIIQQGSTEDIVSNPNSEYVANLFA; translated from the coding sequence ATGTTCATTCAAATTAAAAATTTAGATTTTAAATATAAAAATTCTAAGGTATATGTTTTAAGGAACTTCAGCATGAGTGTAGAAAAAGGTGATATAGTCTGTATTTTAGGGGAAAGTGGAAGTGGAAAAAGTACAGTTTTAAGGTTAATTGCTGGACTTGAAGAACCACATAAAGGAATTATTAAGATTGGTCAAGATGTAATAGTTAATGATAATACCTTTATTTATCCTGAAAAAAGAGGTATAGGTGTTTTATTTCAGGATTATGCTTTATTCCCTCATATGACCGTAGAAGAGAATATATTATTCGGTGTAAAGAAGAAGAAACAGGGATATAAGGAACAAAAATTACAAGAGTTACTAAGATTAACTGGTTTAGAAGAATTAAGAGATAGATATCCTTATCAAATTAGTGGAGGGCAGCAGCAAAGAGTAGCTCTAGCTCGAGCTTTAGCTATAGATCCACCATTAATATTAATGGATGAACCTTTTAGTAACCTTGACGCAAACTTACAATCTAGGATTAGAAAAGAATTAAAAGAGATTATTAAGAAGACTGGAATAACTTCAATTTTTGTTTCTCATGATAAAGATGATGCCATAAATATAGCTGATAAAATAATAGTATTAAAAGATGGAAAGATTATTCAGCAAGGATCTACTGAAGATATAGTATCTAATCCAAATTCTGAATATGTAGCAAATCTTTTTGCATAA
- a CDS encoding ABC transporter permease, translating into MWKIRNFKSLFNIWSILSFIAILLVLVPNINILLNIFNPVTDNWEHIQKYLLKDYIVNSTILIFFTGIFSILIGLIPAWFVTQFEFPFRNFFKWALVLPLAIPPYIGAYTYNGLLSYTGVIQTSLRRFGIAINLEYFDIMSMSGAIFIYTIFLFPYVYIITRSFLSKQSASLVEAATTLGRSSFETFWHVILPISRGAIVAGSSLVILETLNDYGVVKYFGIPTFSTAIFKTWFAMGDSNSAIRLSALLMALVFGLLLLEKFSRGGKRFSYSTTNIKPISRKKLSGIKAYMTSGFCFSIFSVGFLIPTLQLLHWSWLSYTDVLDIEFLLFAINSIFVALIASTLIIVIAIIIANTVRISDNILSKIYSKIAILGYSIPGAVIAIGILLFFIALDNRIEAIYKLLNFGPNELALKSSIIMLIFAYIIRFLGIGYNSVESGFDRVGNNFFEASRTLGVGITETFFKVDLPMIKPAVMSGFLLVLIEVLKELPLTLILRPFNFDTLSSKAFEYAGNEMIHEAAISSIIIILVCGVAIYRIHTVGDKEGKDVHSN; encoded by the coding sequence TTGTGGAAAATAAGAAATTTCAAGTCTTTATTTAATATATGGTCTATTTTAAGTTTTATCGCTATTCTTCTTGTCTTAGTTCCAAACATTAATATTTTATTGAATATATTCAATCCAGTAACAGATAATTGGGAACATATACAAAAATATCTTTTAAAGGATTATATAGTAAACTCAACTATTCTTATATTCTTTACAGGTATTTTTTCTATTTTAATAGGTTTAATCCCAGCTTGGTTTGTTACTCAGTTTGAGTTTCCTTTTCGTAATTTCTTTAAATGGGCATTAGTTTTACCTTTAGCTATACCTCCATATATTGGAGCCTATACATATAATGGGTTATTAAGTTATACAGGTGTTATTCAGACATCTTTAAGAAGATTTGGTATAGCTATAAATCTGGAGTACTTTGATATAATGTCAATGTCAGGTGCAATATTCATTTATACAATCTTCTTATTTCCTTATGTTTATATTATAACAAGATCATTTTTATCAAAACAGTCTGCTTCTTTGGTAGAAGCAGCAACGACTTTAGGGAGAAGCTCTTTTGAAACATTTTGGCATGTTATTTTACCAATCTCTAGAGGCGCTATTGTTGCTGGAAGTAGTTTAGTAATTTTAGAAACTTTAAATGATTATGGAGTTGTAAAATACTTTGGAATTCCAACTTTTAGTACAGCAATCTTTAAGACATGGTTTGCAATGGGAGATTCAAATTCTGCAATTAGGTTATCTGCTTTATTGATGGCCTTAGTTTTTGGTTTGTTGTTGTTAGAAAAGTTTTCTAGAGGTGGTAAACGGTTTAGCTATAGTACTACGAATATAAAACCTATTTCTAGAAAAAAGTTATCAGGAATAAAAGCTTATATGACTTCAGGTTTTTGTTTTTCAATTTTTAGTGTTGGGTTTTTAATTCCTACATTACAATTACTCCATTGGAGTTGGCTAAGTTATACCGATGTATTAGATATAGAATTCTTACTTTTCGCTATTAATTCTATATTTGTTGCCTTAATTGCTTCTACACTTATTATTGTTATAGCGATAATTATTGCTAATACTGTAAGAATTAGTGATAATATACTTTCTAAAATATATTCAAAGATTGCAATTCTTGGTTATTCAATTCCAGGAGCTGTTATAGCCATTGGAATCTTATTATTCTTTATAGCTTTAGATAATAGAATAGAAGCTATATATAAGTTGTTGAACTTTGGTCCAAATGAATTAGCCTTAAAATCAAGTATAATAATGCTTATTTTTGCTTATATAATAAGATTTCTAGGTATTGGTTATAATTCTGTAGAATCAGGTTTTGATAGAGTAGGTAATAATTTCTTCGAAGCATCACGTACTCTTGGTGTTGGAATAACAGAGACTTTCTTTAAGGTTGATTTACCTATGATTAAACCTGCAGTTATGAGTGGATTTCTACTTGTGCTTATTGAAGTATTAAAGGAATTACCTCTTACGTTAATTTTAAGACCATTTAACTTTGATACATTATCTAGTAAGGCTTTTGAATATGCAGGAAATGAAATGATACATGAAGCAGCTATATCATCTATAATTATAATTCTAGTTTGTGGTGTAGCTATATATCGTATCCATACAGTTGGAGACAAGGAGGGTAAAGATGTTCATTCAAATTAA
- a CDS encoding Fe(3+) ABC transporter substrate-binding protein has translation MKRSLFILSLALILSIATVSTASAGFLDAFFGPDKGVVNIYTSRHYEADEDLYQQFEEETGIKVNVLKGRADTLIERIEREGQATSADLLITSDAGRLYRAKTKELLQPVKSDVLFNNIPANLRDKGNQWFGLTVRARIIVYAKDRVDRTVLSTYTDLTDDRWRGRILARTSLNIYNQSLLASFIALEGEKFAKKWAAGIVNNMARRPKGNDTAQATAVAAGVGDLTIMNTYYLGRMLNSANPEEVKLAKQLGVFFPEKTHINVSGIGLTKYAKNRKNAIKLMEFLSKEKAQKIFASANYEYPVNPNVELSPLLKSWGGFETQDINLTKLGEYNQKAVEIFNEVGWQ, from the coding sequence ATGAAAAGATCATTATTTATATTATCTTTAGCTTTGATTTTAAGTATCGCAACTGTATCTACAGCATCTGCTGGTTTTCTTGATGCTTTCTTTGGACCAGATAAAGGTGTGGTTAATATTTATACTAGTAGACATTATGAAGCTGATGAGGATTTATATCAACAATTCGAAGAAGAAACAGGAATTAAGGTAAATGTGCTAAAAGGCCGTGCTGATACATTGATTGAAAGAATAGAGAGAGAGGGCCAAGCTACATCAGCTGATTTATTAATTACTTCTGATGCTGGTAGATTATATCGGGCTAAAACAAAAGAATTATTACAACCTGTTAAGAGTGATGTTTTATTTAATAATATACCAGCTAATTTAAGAGATAAAGGTAATCAGTGGTTTGGACTAACTGTTCGTGCTAGAATTATAGTTTATGCTAAGGATAGGGTAGATCGAACGGTATTGTCTACATATACAGATTTAACAGATGATAGATGGAGAGGCAGAATATTAGCGAGAACTTCATTAAATATCTATAATCAATCTCTATTAGCCTCATTTATTGCTTTAGAAGGAGAAAAGTTTGCGAAAAAATGGGCAGCAGGAATTGTAAATAATATGGCAAGAAGACCTAAGGGGAATGATACAGCTCAGGCTACAGCAGTAGCTGCAGGTGTTGGTGACTTAACAATTATGAATACTTATTACCTTGGCAGAATGTTGAATTCAGCAAATCCTGAAGAAGTAAAGTTAGCCAAACAATTAGGAGTTTTCTTTCCAGAAAAAACACATATTAATGTAAGTGGAATTGGCTTGACTAAATATGCTAAGAATAGAAAGAATGCTATTAAGTTGATGGAATTCTTATCAAAAGAAAAAGCACAAAAAATCTTTGCTAGTGCTAATTATGAGTACCCTGTAAATCCAAATGTAGAGCTTTCTCCTTTACTAAAATCATGGGGGGGATTTGAAACTCAAGATATTAACCTAACTAAATTAGGAGAATATAATCAAAAAGCTGTTGAAATCTTTAATGAAGTAGGATGGCAATAA